Within Desulfobacter sp., the genomic segment TCCAGTCCCTGGTGGCCGCCGGCACCTATGAGTGGCTCAAATCCTTTAACCGGTCCGTGGCCTGGTGGCAGGCGGGGCTGATTTACGGATGCTTTCTCTCCCTGTGCACCGTGGTCGGTGGCGGGTTCACCCTGATGGGGGAGTATGAAAGCCAGGCCGGATGGTATTTTATCGGGTTTCTGGGCCTTCCCCATGTCATCGCCATGGCCCTGCTCATGAAATTCTTTGTCTTTAGAAAATTAAAAAATTAGGAGGTGGCGCCCCATGTCCAGGTTTGGAAATATTCTTTTGGTCCTGGCGGTCCCCCTGGCCCTGGCCCTGGCCTGGACCGGGGGAGAGATGCGACAAAAAGAGGAGACCGGCCGCCGGCTGAACCGTATTTCTCCGGAAATCCAGGGATTGAACCGGATCTCCCCGGGGCTGTACAAGGGCCATGTAAAGGGGGATCCCGAAGCGGCGCTCTTTGTGGCCCATGCCGATTTTCCCAGCTACGGCGGCCCCCTGGAAACCGCCGTGGTGGTGGACAGCGAAAAAGTGATCCGCCATGTGGCCGTCCTGGACAGCAACGATACCCGGTCCTATCTGGAACGGGTGGTGGACCAGGCCGGTATCCTGGATCATTACCCGGGATGCTCCCTGGATGATCTCCCGGAGGTGGACGGGGTCTCCGGGGCCACCCTCTCCTCCACCGCCATTGTCCGGGGGGTTGAGGCGGCGGCCCGGAAGATCGGGGCCGCCCGGTTCGGCCTGCCCGCCGCCGGGGAAAGGGTCCGGAAAGCGGCAACCCCGGAAACCATAAAGCTGGTCTTGATCTGCCTCTTTTTTGCAGGGGCCATCATGGTCAGCCGCAGGGGATTCAAGCACAGGGCACGGGCCCGGACAGCCATGCTGGTGCTGTCGGCCGCAACCCTGGGGTTCTGGCTGGGGGCCCAGTTTTCCCTTTCCACGGTGGCCTCCCTGCTCTCCGGCGCCTGGCTGGGGGGAATGGCCAGCTATGGGGCCTTGCTCTGCCTGGTGCTGTCCATCCTGGTTTTTCTGGTGACCAAGAAAAATCTTTTCTGCGCCTATATCTGTCCTTTCGGGGCGGTTCAGGAATTGCTGGGGCGGATCACCGGCTGCCCGCCTCCCAAGCCCCGGAAATGGATGGACTGGACCGTCAGGGCCTGGGTCTTTGCCGTGCTTCTGGCGGCCCTGTATTTCCAGACCCCGGCCGATGCCATGTACGAGCCCTTTTCCAAGGCCTTCAACTTTGTGGGATCCGGCATTGTATACGGCCTGACCATTGTTGTGGCCATCGGCGCGCTAGTGGTCCGGCGGCCCTGGTGCAACCTGTTCTGCCCGGCCAGGGTGATGTTTTTCTATCTGCGGTTTGCCAGGAAGACCCTGGCGGTCTGCCCCAAACGCACCATTATGCCGAAGTATGAGGAGTCCAACCCATGAGAAAATTGTCTGCCGTTCTTTTGTTTATCCTCTTTGCCCTGCTCTGCGGTGCTGAGATGCTGCCCAAATTCATGGCCTCGGCCCAGAGGGAAAAAGGCGCCGTCCTCCATGTCCGCAGCGCGGAACAGCCCCGGAGGGCAGGGGGACAATTGGCCGCTGAAAAGAAAGACTACCGAAAACTGGTAAAGGACATCAATGTGAACGGGGCTTGAAAACCGCGGGTTAGGAGGTGCAAATTCATTTGCACTGTGATATGGTCAGATCCGAAACTATTGATGACTCGGAATTATAAAGCCGTATCCATGACCGCGAAAAGTGATTTCCAGGATATTCTCCAGAAAGAGGAATGGAAGAATGTCCGTTTCGACAACCGGTTTTCCGTCTCCTACCAACTGGTGAACGGGGCGGTGCTTCTCATCCAGGGAAAAGGCTACTCGGGCCTTGACGCTGAAAAGGAATCCGTATCATTCGGGAAAAGTATCATTGAGGCCCATATCCCAGACAATCGTCGCTATGCCATGGTTCAGGACTGGACCGATTATGAAAATTCCTCCTCCCGGGCCAGACAGTATTTCATTGATTCCGTGGTCAGGGATGACCGGCTTGCCGGGGTGGTGTTCTGCAATATATCCTGGGCCCAGTCCCTGAGTATCCGGATGGCGGCCTCCCTGAACATTCTGAAAACCCAGGTGGAAATCGCGCCGGACATAGAACGGGCCCTGGGCGCAGCCATGGCCATGCTTTCCAGGGGCAAGGATCGTAAACCGCCGGTAAAAAGCCTTGTTCGCCGGTTTCGGCTGCCCGGGATATTCCGGCGGCAGTCACGGGATGAGGTGGGGGATCTGCTGGAATACCTGGAGTCCATTGACTGGAAAACCGGGCAGTTCAACCGCAGGTATGCCATTGATTCGGACCATTCCATGCTGCCGGTATTTGATGCCATATCCTTTATAAAATCACAGCTGGACAGGACCTTTGATGAGCGCAACCGCATTGAAAAGGATCTCATCCGCCACAGGGACAACCTGGAAGCCTTGATCCGGGAACGGACGTCCGCCCTTGAGTCCAGGGAAAAACAGCTCCGCCTCCTCCTTGAGCATTCCCCCATCAGCATTGCGGTGCTCGATGACACCTACCACCTTTCTTTTTTAAACCGTAAACTGACCCGGACATTCGGCTGGACCCGGGAAGAGGTGGCCTCCCCCGCCCAGTTCGCCCCCCTGGTAATTGACGAATCCGACAACCTTGAAGATGCATTTTCCAAATGGGCCGATGCGCTGCTGGGCGAATTCGGCAGCCAGTTCGGACCTGAGGAGCATGCCATCCGCTGCAAGGACGGCTCGGCCCGGGTGGTGGAGATTGCAGCCACGGGCATCGGCGATAGAATTATCATTCTCATGAATGACATCACCGAGCGCAAGGCCGCCGAAGACCGGCTGGCGGAACTGGCGATCCGGGACGAACTCACCGGGCTGTTCAACCGCCGGCATTTCATGGCCCAGCTCACCCGGGAAATAGAGCGGTTCTGCCGGTACGGGCTGCCCCTGAGTCTCATGCTTTTTGATGTTGATTTTTTCAAACAGGTCAACGACACCTACGGCCATCCCGCAGGCGATCAGGTGCTGGCGGACCTGTCACGGCTGACCTGCCGCACCTTCAGGGGGATTGATGCCATTTTCCGCATCGGCGGGGAGGAATTTGCCGTCATCCTGCCCGAAACGCCTTTGGCTGATGCGAAAACCGCTGCCCGCCGCCTGAAAACCGCAGTGGCAAAAAATTTATTCCACGTCGGGGATAAGACCCTTTCCCTCACCATCAGCATCGGGATCGCCATGGTCTCGGACAGGGGCGGGCAAAAGGATGAATTGCTCAAACATGCGGATGAAGCCCTTTACCTGGCCAAAAATCGGGGGCGGAACCGGATTGAAACCTTTGGAGACCGGTCGACTCTATTAGATCCCTGAGGCCTGGCGGTGCGGTTTGCCGGCGGTTCCCATGACCATCCAGGCCGATCCCAGGCCACCGGCCAGGAAAAAGATACCGGCGATCATGAGTGCCGAGGGTACCCCGGCCCGGTCGGCCTGCCATCCCAGTACCGGCCCCAGAAAGGCAAATGCCAGCCGGATGATCATGCTCCGCACAGAGAGCACCGTCGCCCGGACATCCGAGGGGGTGAGTTCGTTGATCTGGTTTCTGAGCACCGGCGTGGCCACTCCCCTGACCCCGTAGAAGAGGAATAGAAAGACAAGGCCGGCCATGCCGCCCCATATCCCCATGAGCAGATAGCCCCCGGAAATCCCTGCGGCAATGAAGACCATGGTGCCGTTGCGGCCCAGTTTTTCCTCCACCTGCCAGGCCCGCATGGATACGGCCCCGGTGGCCAGGTTGAGCAGGGGGATGATAATCCCGTACATGGCCAGGGGCAGGGCCAGGTAGGCGAAATAGGGCTGTACAAACCAGGCCATGGCCAGGGTGGCCGTTCCCATCAGTGATGAGTAGAGGATGGCTGCCCGCAAAGGCTTGTGATCCTTGAGGGAGAAACGGACGATCTTAAGGATCTGTCCGAAGCTGGTGTGACCGCTGAGCTTGTTCCGCCCCGGTTCTGCCAGGGTCATGGCCGCGGGCACGGCGGCAAAGGCCACGGCCGCCTGGAAAAAGAAGGGGGTCCTCAGGCCGGCCATGGCGATGAATACCCCCAG encodes:
- a CDS encoding FMN-binding protein — encoded protein: MSRFGNILLVLAVPLALALAWTGGEMRQKEETGRRLNRISPEIQGLNRISPGLYKGHVKGDPEAALFVAHADFPSYGGPLETAVVVDSEKVIRHVAVLDSNDTRSYLERVVDQAGILDHYPGCSLDDLPEVDGVSGATLSSTAIVRGVEAAARKIGAARFGLPAAGERVRKAATPETIKLVLICLFFAGAIMVSRRGFKHRARARTAMLVLSAATLGFWLGAQFSLSTVASLLSGAWLGGMASYGALLCLVLSILVFLVTKKNLFCAYICPFGAVQELLGRITGCPPPKPRKWMDWTVRAWVFAVLLAALYFQTPADAMYEPFSKAFNFVGSGIVYGLTIVVAIGALVVRRPWCNLFCPARVMFFYLRFARKTLAVCPKRTIMPKYEESNP
- a CDS encoding diguanylate cyclase; its protein translation is MTAKSDFQDILQKEEWKNVRFDNRFSVSYQLVNGAVLLIQGKGYSGLDAEKESVSFGKSIIEAHIPDNRRYAMVQDWTDYENSSSRARQYFIDSVVRDDRLAGVVFCNISWAQSLSIRMAASLNILKTQVEIAPDIERALGAAMAMLSRGKDRKPPVKSLVRRFRLPGIFRRQSRDEVGDLLEYLESIDWKTGQFNRRYAIDSDHSMLPVFDAISFIKSQLDRTFDERNRIEKDLIRHRDNLEALIRERTSALESREKQLRLLLEHSPISIAVLDDTYHLSFLNRKLTRTFGWTREEVASPAQFAPLVIDESDNLEDAFSKWADALLGEFGSQFGPEEHAIRCKDGSARVVEIAATGIGDRIIILMNDITERKAAEDRLAELAIRDELTGLFNRRHFMAQLTREIERFCRYGLPLSLMLFDVDFFKQVNDTYGHPAGDQVLADLSRLTCRTFRGIDAIFRIGGEEFAVILPETPLADAKTAARRLKTAVAKNLFHVGDKTLSLTISIGIAMVSDRGGQKDELLKHADEALYLAKNRGRNRIETFGDRSTLLDP
- a CDS encoding MFS transporter — protein: MPQAYEKNIVRLYIIKLSKWLMLTMPILFLFYRENGLAAQELFLLKAAYSFAIVVLEVPSGYLGDVWGRKNTLILGSVLGFMGFALYCVATGFWAFFVCEIVLGAGQSFISGSDSALLYDSLQAAGNDKAYLKEEGKMISAGNFAEAIAAPLGVFIAMAGLRTPFFFQAAVAFAAVPAAMTLAEPGRNKLSGHTSFGQILKIVRFSLKDHKPLRAAILYSSLMGTATLAMAWFVQPYFAYLALPLAMYGIIIPLLNLATGAVSMRAWQVEEKLGRNGTMVFIAAGISGGYLLMGIWGGMAGLVFLFLFYGVRGVATPVLRNQINELTPSDVRATVLSVRSMIIRLAFAFLGPVLGWQADRAGVPSALMIAGIFFLAGGLGSAWMVMGTAGKPHRQASGI